A window from Deltaproteobacteria bacterium encodes these proteins:
- the selA gene encoding L-seryl-tRNA(Sec) selenium transferase yields the protein MEQIHETKHAQLRALPSVEKLLSTPTVGHLLQRYNRSYITDKVRETLMAIRQEIRANATPVTLSESEIAGHVASAVAQEDRSPLQSVINATGTVLHTNLGRALLAKAALDEIVRVGGSPVTLEYDLSEAGRGDRDDVVADDLLALTGAEAVTVVNNNAAAVLLALNSLAEGKEGIVSRGELIEIGGSFRIPDVMRKSGVTLHEVGTTNRTRISDYADAITPQTGVLLKVHPSNYRIIGFSSAVDLNELVGLGRERQIPVMEDLGAGALIDLSAFGLPKEPVVAERIATGADVVTFSGDKLLGGPQAGIIVGRKEYITRIKKNPLKRALRVGKLTLAALSATLRLYRRDPDLVAALPTLRWLTRSRAEMDTIAAQVVPLLQQQLGDGFTITVEDTKAQIGSGTLPEEEISSRAIAIRHTKLSPEKVAVRFRASDSPILGRIHDGTFFLDLRGIFAAEELLLQP from the coding sequence ATGGAACAAATACACGAAACCAAACACGCGCAATTACGTGCACTCCCCTCGGTCGAAAAGCTACTCTCCACGCCCACTGTAGGTCACCTGCTACAGAGATACAACCGTTCCTATATCACCGACAAGGTCCGCGAGACATTGATGGCGATCCGACAAGAGATTCGTGCGAATGCAACTCCGGTTACGCTCAGCGAGAGCGAGATTGCGGGCCACGTCGCTAGTGCCGTTGCTCAGGAAGATCGTTCGCCGTTACAGTCAGTGATTAACGCTACTGGTACGGTGTTACACACGAATCTTGGTCGCGCTTTATTGGCCAAGGCTGCGCTTGATGAAATCGTTCGTGTCGGCGGGTCGCCGGTTACGCTTGAATATGATCTGAGCGAAGCCGGACGTGGAGATCGCGATGATGTTGTTGCCGACGACCTCCTTGCGTTAACCGGCGCCGAAGCTGTTACTGTCGTCAATAACAATGCGGCTGCTGTTCTACTTGCCTTGAACTCACTTGCTGAGGGGAAAGAGGGGATCGTCTCACGCGGCGAGTTGATTGAGATAGGTGGCTCATTCCGCATTCCCGATGTCATGCGTAAGAGCGGTGTCACTCTGCATGAAGTTGGCACGACAAACCGTACGCGAATTTCGGATTACGCGGATGCGATTACACCACAAACTGGCGTCTTACTCAAAGTTCACCCTAGTAACTATCGGATCATTGGATTTAGCAGTGCGGTTGATCTGAACGAATTAGTCGGCCTTGGTCGCGAGCGCCAGATCCCAGTGATGGAAGACCTCGGAGCCGGAGCGTTAATCGATCTCTCTGCTTTTGGCTTACCGAAAGAGCCCGTTGTTGCCGAGCGAATCGCTACGGGAGCTGATGTGGTCACGTTTAGTGGTGACAAGCTGTTAGGTGGACCACAAGCGGGGATCATTGTCGGACGCAAAGAATATATTACTCGCATCAAGAAAAACCCACTCAAACGTGCGTTGCGTGTTGGTAAACTGACCCTTGCAGCGTTGAGCGCAACGCTACGCCTCTATCGTCGGGATCCAGACTTAGTAGCTGCTCTCCCAACATTACGTTGGCTGACTCGCTCACGTGCAGAGATGGATACGATCGCAGCGCAGGTTGTACCTTTACTACAGCAGCAACTCGGCGATGGCTTTACGATCACCGTCGAGGACACCAAAGCTCAGATTGGCAGTGGCACGCTTCCAGAAGAAGAGATTTCCAGCCGCGCGATTGCTATACGTCACACCAAGTTATCACCCGAGAAAGTCGCGGTACGCTTTCGTGCTTCGGATTCCCCGATCCTTGGGCGCATTCATGACGGTACATTTTTCCTTGACCTGCGCGGGATTTTTGCCGCTGAAGAATTGCTTCTGCAGCCATAA